The Micromonospora sp. M71_S20 genome has a window encoding:
- a CDS encoding CTP synthase codes for MAPSARTTRHIFVTGGVASSLGKGLTASSLGNLLTARGLRVVMQKLDPYLNVDPGTMNPFQHGEVFVTEDGAETDLDVGHYERFLDRALSGKANVTTGQIYSEVIAKERRGEYLGDTVQVIPHITNEIKSRILAMADPDDDGQVPDVVITEVGGTVGDIESLPFLESIRQVRHDLGRDNCFYLHVSLVPYLAPSGELKTKPTQHSVAQLRSIGIQPDALVLRCDREIPDKVKQKLSLYCDVDREAVTAAPDAPSIYDIPKVLHREGLDAYVVRRLGLSFRDVDWTSWDDLLDRVHQPRHTVTVAVVGKYVDLPDAYLSVSEAIRAAGFGHRARVQLRWVPSDECVTPSGAAAALAGVDGIVIPGGFGVRGIEGKIGTARYARENGIPLLGLCLGLQCMTIDVARHLAGLEGANSLEFDEEAAHPVIATMADQEDIVAGRGDLGGTMRLGAYPAALAEGSLVAEAYGSTEVSERHRHRYEVNNAYRDALAKAGLHISGTSPDGRLVEFVELDRGLHPFFVATQAHPELKSRPTRPHPLFASFVKAAVTYSEADQLPVDLDAAESAAAKNAARNGGAAAKATSAS; via the coding sequence TTGGCCCCTTCAGCACGGACGACCAGGCACATTTTCGTCACCGGGGGAGTCGCCTCCTCGCTGGGTAAGGGCCTCACCGCCTCCAGCCTCGGCAACCTGCTCACCGCGCGCGGTCTGCGCGTGGTCATGCAGAAGCTCGACCCCTACCTCAACGTCGACCCGGGGACGATGAACCCGTTCCAGCACGGCGAGGTCTTCGTCACCGAGGACGGCGCCGAGACCGACCTCGACGTCGGGCACTACGAGCGGTTCCTGGACCGGGCGCTCTCCGGCAAGGCGAACGTCACCACCGGCCAGATCTACTCGGAGGTGATCGCCAAGGAGCGGCGCGGCGAGTACCTGGGCGACACCGTCCAGGTCATCCCGCACATCACCAACGAGATCAAGTCGCGGATCCTGGCGATGGCCGACCCGGACGACGACGGCCAGGTGCCGGACGTGGTGATCACCGAGGTCGGCGGCACCGTCGGCGACATCGAGTCGCTGCCGTTCCTGGAGTCGATCCGCCAGGTCCGCCACGACCTCGGCCGGGACAACTGCTTCTACCTGCACGTCTCGCTGGTGCCCTACCTGGCGCCGTCGGGCGAGCTGAAGACGAAGCCGACCCAGCACTCGGTGGCCCAGCTGCGCAGCATCGGCATCCAGCCCGACGCGCTGGTGCTGCGCTGCGACCGGGAGATCCCCGACAAGGTCAAGCAGAAGCTGTCGCTCTACTGCGACGTCGACCGCGAGGCCGTCACCGCCGCCCCGGACGCGCCGAGCATCTACGACATCCCGAAGGTGCTGCACCGCGAGGGCCTCGACGCGTACGTGGTGCGCCGGCTCGGCCTCTCCTTCCGCGACGTCGACTGGACCAGCTGGGACGACCTGCTGGACCGGGTGCACCAGCCCCGGCACACCGTCACCGTCGCCGTGGTCGGCAAGTACGTCGACCTGCCCGACGCGTACCTGTCGGTGAGCGAGGCGATCCGGGCCGCCGGCTTCGGCCACCGGGCCCGCGTGCAGCTGCGCTGGGTGCCCAGCGACGAGTGCGTCACCCCGTCCGGCGCGGCGGCCGCCCTGGCCGGCGTGGACGGCATCGTCATCCCGGGCGGCTTCGGGGTGCGCGGCATCGAGGGCAAGATCGGCACTGCCCGGTACGCGCGGGAGAACGGCATCCCGCTGCTCGGCCTCTGCCTCGGTCTGCAGTGCATGACGATCGACGTGGCCCGGCACCTGGCCGGCCTGGAGGGCGCCAACTCGCTGGAGTTCGACGAGGAGGCCGCGCACCCGGTCATCGCCACCATGGCCGACCAGGAGGACATCGTGGCCGGCAGGGGCGACCTGGGCGGCACCATGCGGCTGGGGGCCTACCCGGCGGCGCTCGCCGAGGGCTCGCTGGTCGCGGAGGCGTACGGCAGCACCGAGGTCAGCGAGCGGCACCGGCACCGGTACGAGGTGAACAACGCCTACCGCGACGCGCTGGCCAAGGCGGGCCTGCACATCTCCGGCACCTCGCCCGACGGGCGGCTGGTGGAGTTCGTCGAACTGGACCGGGGCCTGCACCCGTTCTTCGTCGCCACCCAGGCGCACCCGGAGCTGAAGAGCCGGCCGACCCGGCCGCACCCGCTGTTCGCCTCCTTCGTGAAGGCGGCGGTGACCTACTCGGAGGCCGACCAGCTCCCGGTCGACCTGGACGCCGCCGAAAGCGCGGCGGCGAAGAACGCCGCCCGCAACGGCGGCGCCGCCGCGAAGGCGACGTCGGCCTCGTGA
- a CDS encoding NUDIX domain-containing protein: MSAVEHRYEVRSRTERYRGRIFDVVSEEVTMPGGGTGVRDFVRHVGAVAVVALDAAGQVVLIRQYRHPVGRHLWELPAGLTDVSGEDLAAAAVRELAEEVDLTAGRIDVLVDLHSSPGFTNELVRVFLARDLADVPAEQRHERREEEADLQVVRIDLDEAVGMVLAGEITNASCVTGLLAAARARDTGWSALRRADAPLPG, encoded by the coding sequence GTGAGCGCCGTCGAGCACCGCTACGAGGTGCGTTCCCGCACCGAACGCTACCGGGGCAGGATCTTCGACGTGGTCAGCGAGGAGGTGACCATGCCGGGCGGCGGGACGGGGGTCCGCGACTTCGTCCGGCACGTCGGCGCGGTCGCCGTGGTGGCGCTCGACGCCGCCGGTCAGGTGGTGCTGATCCGCCAGTACCGGCACCCGGTCGGGCGGCACCTGTGGGAGTTGCCCGCCGGGCTGACCGACGTCTCCGGCGAGGACCTGGCCGCCGCCGCGGTCCGGGAACTGGCCGAGGAGGTCGACCTGACCGCCGGGCGGATCGACGTCCTGGTGGACCTGCACAGCTCGCCGGGCTTCACCAACGAGCTGGTCCGGGTCTTCCTGGCCCGGGACCTGGCCGACGTGCCGGCGGAGCAGCGGCACGAGCGGCGCGAGGAGGAGGCCGACCTCCAGGTCGTCCGCATCGACCTGGACGAGGCGGTCGGCATGGTCCTCGCCGGCGAGATCACCAACGCCTCCTGCGTGACCGGGCTGCTCGCCGCCGCCCGGGCCCGCGACACCGGTTGGTCGGCGCTGCGCCGGGCCGACGCGCCCCTGCCGGGCTGA
- a CDS encoding TM2 domain-containing protein — translation MIVPLFGCRCGQETSGSLGCRLMTTPPYQPGFPNQPGYPSGVSDKSKVVAGVLQIVLGTFGIGRFYMGDTKTGVIQLIVSLVTCGIGGLWGFIDGILILINGGVDGQGRPLRD, via the coding sequence ATTATCGTCCCACTCTTCGGGTGCCGCTGCGGACAGGAGACGAGTGGATCACTAGGGTGTCGCCTCATGACCACACCTCCTTACCAGCCCGGCTTCCCCAACCAGCCCGGGTACCCGTCGGGTGTCTCCGACAAGAGCAAGGTCGTCGCGGGCGTCCTGCAGATCGTGCTGGGCACCTTCGGCATCGGCCGTTTCTACATGGGCGACACCAAGACCGGCGTCATCCAGCTCATCGTGTCCCTCGTGACGTGCGGCATCGGCGGCCTCTGGGGCTTCATCGACGGCATCCTGATCCTGATCAACGGTGGCGTCGACGGGCAGGGCCGGCCGCTGCGCGACTGA
- the ald gene encoding alanine dehydrogenase, which translates to MKVGIPREVKNHEYRVAITPAGVNEFVRSGHQVFVESGAGVGSSIGDDEFVAAGAKILATADEVWETAELVLKVKEPIAEEYHRMREGQVLFTYLHLAASKACTDALVDRKVTGIAYETVELPDRSLPLLAPMSEVAGRLAPQVGAYHLQRQGGGRGILMGGVSGVYAAKTVVIGAGVSGMNAAAIALGLQAEVLLLDKNVARLRQADAIYRGHLQTVASNAYEIERAVLDADLVIGAVLVPGAKAPTLISNELVSRMKPGSVLVDISIDQGGCFEDSRPTTHAEPTYQVHDSIFYCVANMPGAVPHTSTYALTNVTLPYALELANHGWREALRRDPALALGLNTHDGQVTYGPVAEAHGMATLALADALA; encoded by the coding sequence GTGAAGGTCGGAATCCCACGCGAGGTCAAGAACCACGAGTACCGCGTGGCGATCACGCCGGCGGGCGTCAACGAGTTCGTCCGCAGCGGTCACCAGGTCTTCGTCGAGTCCGGCGCCGGCGTCGGGTCCAGCATCGGCGACGACGAGTTCGTCGCCGCCGGGGCCAAGATCCTGGCCACCGCCGACGAGGTGTGGGAGACCGCCGAGCTGGTGCTCAAGGTCAAGGAGCCGATCGCCGAGGAGTACCACCGGATGCGCGAGGGGCAGGTGCTCTTCACCTACCTGCACCTGGCCGCCTCGAAGGCCTGCACGGACGCGCTGGTCGACCGCAAGGTCACCGGCATCGCGTACGAGACCGTCGAGCTGCCCGACCGGTCGCTGCCGCTGCTCGCCCCGATGTCCGAGGTGGCCGGTCGCCTCGCCCCGCAGGTGGGCGCCTACCACCTCCAGCGGCAGGGCGGCGGGCGCGGCATCCTGATGGGCGGCGTCTCCGGCGTCTACGCCGCGAAGACCGTGGTCATCGGCGCCGGTGTCTCCGGCATGAACGCCGCCGCGATCGCGCTCGGCCTCCAGGCCGAGGTGCTGCTGCTCGACAAGAACGTGGCCCGGCTGCGCCAGGCCGACGCCATCTACCGCGGCCACCTCCAGACGGTCGCCTCCAACGCGTACGAGATCGAGCGGGCCGTGCTGGACGCGGACCTGGTCATCGGCGCGGTGCTGGTGCCCGGCGCGAAGGCCCCGACCCTGATCTCCAACGAGCTGGTCTCCCGGATGAAGCCGGGCAGCGTGCTGGTCGACATCTCCATCGACCAGGGCGGCTGCTTCGAGGACTCGCGTCCCACCACCCACGCCGAGCCGACCTACCAGGTGCACGACTCGATCTTCTACTGCGTGGCGAACATGCCGGGCGCGGTGCCGCACACCAGCACCTACGCGCTGACCAACGTCACCCTGCCGTACGCGCTGGAGCTGGCCAACCACGGCTGGCGGGAGGCGCTGCGTCGCGACCCGGCGCTGGCGCTCGGCCTGAACACCCACGACGGGCAGGTCACCTACGGCCCGGTCGCCGAGGCGCACGGCATGGCGACCCTCGCGCTGGCCGACGCGCTGGCCTGA
- a CDS encoding site-specific tyrosine recombinase XerD, protein MTGTPDGAGAGVEPAPALRRAVRGYLDHLTVERGLSANTLSSYRRDLERYLATLAAAGVPDLAAVGPGQVEAHLARLRAGDEEHPPLAVSSAARAASAVRGLHRFALREGLAGADPSRDVRPPTPPRRLPRALPVDAVVRLLETAGSVTAAGDQAPLALRDRALLEFLYGTGARISEAVGAAVDDLDVDEGTVLLRGKGGRTRLVPIGGYAVEAVRAWLVRARPGLAAAGRGTPAVFLNARGGALTRQGAWTILRRAAERAGLPVDGPEAVSPHTLRHSYATHLLDGGADVRVVQELLGHASVTTTQVYTLVTVERLREVYATAHPRARG, encoded by the coding sequence CTGACCGGCACACCGGACGGGGCCGGCGCGGGCGTGGAGCCCGCGCCGGCCCTGCGTCGTGCCGTGCGCGGCTACCTCGACCACCTCACCGTCGAACGGGGACTGTCGGCGAACACGCTGTCGTCGTACCGTCGGGACCTGGAGCGCTACCTGGCCACCCTGGCGGCGGCCGGCGTGCCGGACCTGGCCGCCGTGGGCCCGGGGCAGGTCGAGGCGCACCTGGCCCGGCTGCGCGCCGGCGATGAGGAGCACCCGCCGCTCGCGGTCTCCTCCGCCGCGCGGGCGGCCAGCGCGGTGCGCGGCCTGCACCGGTTCGCGCTGCGCGAGGGGCTGGCCGGCGCCGACCCGAGCCGGGACGTCCGCCCGCCCACGCCGCCACGCCGGCTGCCCCGCGCGCTGCCGGTCGACGCCGTGGTGCGGCTGCTGGAGACCGCGGGGTCGGTGACCGCCGCCGGCGATCAGGCGCCGCTCGCGCTGCGCGACCGGGCGCTGCTGGAGTTCCTGTACGGCACCGGGGCGCGGATCTCCGAGGCGGTCGGCGCCGCCGTGGACGACCTGGACGTCGACGAGGGCACCGTGCTGCTGCGTGGCAAGGGCGGCCGCACCCGGCTCGTTCCGATCGGGGGGTACGCCGTCGAGGCGGTGCGGGCCTGGCTGGTGCGGGCCCGGCCCGGGCTCGCCGCCGCCGGCCGGGGCACCCCGGCGGTCTTCCTCAACGCCCGCGGCGGCGCGCTGACCCGGCAGGGCGCCTGGACGATCCTGCGTCGCGCCGCCGAGCGGGCCGGGCTGCCGGTGGACGGCCCGGAGGCGGTCTCCCCGCACACCCTGCGCCACTCCTACGCCACCCACCTGCTCGACGGGGGCGCGGACGTACGGGTGGTGCAGGAACTGCTCGGCCACGCCTCGGTGACCACCACCCAGGTCTACACCCTGGTCACGGTCGAGCGGCTGCGCGAGGTGTACGCCACCGCCCATCCCCGGGCGCGGGGTTGA
- a CDS encoding ParA family protein produces the protein MAGNGDRAETWTSELREQQATLGADLGPADPAAYTMRKPIPEPMPTDRHGPARIIAMANQKGGVGKTTTTINLGAALAEYGRKVLLVDFDPQGALSVGLGVNPHNLDLSVYNLLMQDDVTAEDVLIKTDVAGLHLLPANIDLSAAEIQLVNEVAREMALARVLRSVRKEYDYILIDCQPSLGLLAINALTVAHGVLIPLECEFFSLRGVALLLDTIDKVRERLNFDLELEGILATMYDSRTTHCRQVLQRVVEAFGDKVYQTVITKTVKFPESTVAGAPITTLDPASSGARNYRQLAREVIAAQAER, from the coding sequence ATGGCTGGCAACGGTGACCGTGCCGAGACCTGGACGTCGGAGCTCCGCGAGCAGCAGGCCACGCTCGGGGCGGATCTCGGTCCGGCGGATCCGGCGGCATACACGATGCGTAAGCCGATTCCCGAGCCGATGCCGACCGATCGGCACGGCCCGGCCCGGATCATCGCGATGGCCAACCAGAAGGGTGGCGTGGGCAAGACCACCACGACCATCAACCTGGGCGCCGCGCTGGCCGAGTACGGCCGCAAGGTGCTCCTTGTCGACTTCGACCCGCAGGGCGCCCTCTCGGTCGGGCTGGGGGTCAACCCGCACAACCTCGACCTGTCGGTCTACAACCTGCTCATGCAGGACGACGTCACCGCCGAGGACGTCCTGATCAAGACCGACGTGGCGGGGCTGCACCTGCTGCCGGCCAACATCGACCTCTCCGCGGCCGAGATCCAGCTGGTCAACGAGGTCGCCCGGGAGATGGCCCTGGCCCGCGTGCTCCGCTCGGTCCGCAAGGAGTACGACTACATCCTGATCGACTGCCAGCCCTCGCTGGGCCTGCTGGCGATCAACGCGCTGACCGTGGCGCACGGCGTGCTCATCCCGCTGGAGTGCGAGTTCTTCAGCCTGCGCGGGGTGGCCCTGCTGCTCGACACCATCGACAAGGTGCGCGAGCGGCTCAACTTCGACCTGGAGCTCGAGGGCATCCTCGCGACCATGTACGACAGCCGCACCACCCACTGCCGCCAGGTGCTCCAGCGGGTGGTGGAGGCGTTCGGCGACAAGGTCTACCAGACGGTGATCACCAAGACCGTCAAGTTCCCCGAGTCCACCGTCGCCGGTGCCCCGATCACCACGCTCGACCCGGCCTCGTCCGGTGCCCGCAACTACCGCCAGCTGGCCCGCGAGGTGATCGCCGCCCAGGCCGAGCGGTAG
- a CDS encoding ScpA family protein translates to MTAPPLDPPTTPEQPPVRAAEAVAEVPTDPAGVPEAAESAGFTVRLANFTGPFDLLLQLIGKHKLDVTEVALHRVTDEFIAYIRAMGDQWDLDEASEFLLIAATLLDLKAARLLPAAEVEDEEDLALLEARDLLFARLLQYKAYKEAAAHIAALEEVGGRRYPRAVTLEARYADALPDLVLGIGPERLLKLAVRAMTPKPVPEVSIAHVHMVRVSVREHAGILTERLRRAGTATFSLLCADCEATLEVVARFLALLELYREGLVAFVQEQALEELTVRWTGPAEGGPDLHVDEYAGTPPEPAEAAGGPDGNQGGVEG, encoded by the coding sequence GTGACCGCGCCACCCCTCGACCCTCCGACGACGCCGGAGCAGCCGCCCGTACGGGCCGCCGAGGCCGTCGCCGAGGTGCCGACGGACCCGGCCGGCGTGCCCGAAGCGGCGGAGAGCGCCGGGTTCACCGTCCGGCTGGCGAACTTCACCGGCCCGTTCGACCTGCTGCTCCAGCTGATCGGCAAGCACAAGCTCGACGTGACCGAGGTGGCCCTGCACCGGGTCACCGACGAGTTCATCGCCTACATCCGGGCGATGGGCGACCAGTGGGACCTGGACGAGGCCAGCGAGTTCCTGCTCATCGCCGCGACCCTGCTCGACCTGAAGGCGGCCCGGCTGCTGCCCGCCGCCGAGGTCGAGGACGAGGAGGACCTGGCGCTGCTGGAGGCGCGGGACCTGCTCTTCGCCCGGCTGTTGCAGTACAAGGCGTACAAGGAGGCGGCGGCGCACATCGCCGCGCTGGAGGAGGTCGGCGGCCGGCGCTACCCGCGCGCGGTCACGCTGGAGGCCCGGTACGCCGACGCGCTGCCCGACCTCGTGCTCGGCATCGGCCCGGAGCGGTTGCTGAAGCTGGCGGTCAGGGCGATGACGCCGAAGCCGGTGCCCGAGGTCTCCATCGCCCACGTGCACATGGTCCGGGTCAGCGTTCGGGAGCACGCGGGCATCCTCACCGAGCGGCTGCGCCGCGCCGGCACGGCCACCTTCTCGCTGCTCTGCGCCGACTGCGAGGCCACCCTGGAGGTGGTGGCCCGGTTCCTGGCCCTGCTGGAGCTCTACCGGGAGGGCCTGGTCGCCTTCGTCCAGGAGCAGGCCCTGGAGGAGTTGACCGTACGCTGGACCGGTCCCGCCGAGGGCGGCCCCGACCTGCACGTCGACGAGTACGCCGGCACCCCGCCCGAGCCCGCCGAGGCGGCCGGGGGACCGGACGGGAACCAGGGAGGAGTAGAGGGATGA
- the scpB gene encoding SMC-Scp complex subunit ScpB: MSSDERRDSLADQAAAWVPPWQRPTAPSAAPETRDPVISTPTEGPEPTEISGAAEGAAEPAVADAPAEAGGSGEAGGGEGKGPRGVSAKAAAGRRRAAPAPEPAPELDDAELRGALEAILLVVDEPVSELVLAQVLEQPAERIGPMLDEIAAGYTAAGHGFELRRAAGGWRLYTRPEYATYVERFVLDGQSVRLTQAALETLAVVAYKQPVTRGRISAIRGVNCDGVIRTLVSRGLVEECGTEPDSGAFLYRTTTMFLEKLGLNSVDDLPPLAPFLPDDVEELADATR; encoded by the coding sequence ATGAGCAGCGACGAGCGCCGGGACTCCCTGGCCGACCAGGCCGCCGCCTGGGTGCCGCCCTGGCAGCGCCCCACGGCCCCTTCCGCAGCTCCCGAAACCAGAGATCCTGTTATCTCCACGCCCACGGAGGGGCCTGAACCTACCGAGATCTCTGGAGCTGCTGAGGGTGCGGCAGAGCCTGCGGTGGCGGACGCTCCTGCGGAGGCCGGCGGGTCCGGGGAGGCTGGCGGCGGGGAGGGTAAGGGCCCTCGGGGCGTATCGGCGAAGGCTGCTGCGGGGCGACGGCGGGCGGCACCGGCACCCGAGCCGGCGCCGGAACTCGACGACGCGGAGCTGCGCGGGGCGCTGGAGGCGATCCTGCTGGTGGTGGACGAGCCGGTCAGCGAGCTGGTCCTCGCCCAGGTGCTGGAGCAGCCCGCCGAGCGGATCGGGCCGATGCTGGACGAGATCGCCGCCGGCTACACGGCCGCCGGACACGGCTTCGAGCTGCGCCGGGCCGCGGGTGGCTGGCGTCTCTACACCAGGCCGGAATACGCCACCTATGTTGAGCGGTTCGTACTGGACGGGCAGTCCGTGCGGCTGACCCAGGCCGCGCTGGAGACACTGGCCGTGGTCGCCTACAAGCAGCCCGTCACCCGGGGGCGGATCTCCGCCATCCGGGGTGTCAACTGCGACGGGGTGATCCGTACCCTGGTCTCCCGCGGGTTGGTCGAGGAGTGCGGCACCGAACCGGACAGCGGGGCGTTCCTCTACCGGACCACCACGATGTTCCTGGAGAAGCTCGGGCTGAACAGCGTCGACGACCTCCCGCCGCTGGCCCCGTTCCTTCCCGACGACGTAGAAGAGCTTGCCGATGCCACGCGATGA
- a CDS encoding pseudouridine synthase — translation MPRDDRTPRPDAPAFEGAERLQKVLAAAGVGSRRACEDLIFRRRVTVDGRVAQLGDKVDPATAVIHVDGERLVADTRLVYLAMNKPRGVVSTMADEKGRTALADFLGNRVEQRVYHVGRLDADSEGLLLLTNDGTLAHKLMHPSYGVQKTYLCEVSGPIPRNLGKRLMAGVELEDGPAKVDSFRVVDTLGRTAQVELSLHEGRKHIVRRLLGEAGHPVSRLVRTAIGPIRLGDLRAGRTRRLTNAEVAALFKAVGD, via the coding sequence ATGCCACGCGATGACCGCACGCCCCGCCCCGACGCGCCCGCCTTCGAGGGGGCCGAGCGCCTGCAGAAGGTGCTGGCCGCCGCCGGCGTGGGCTCCCGGCGCGCCTGCGAGGACCTGATCTTCCGCCGCCGGGTCACCGTCGACGGCCGGGTCGCCCAGCTCGGCGACAAGGTCGACCCCGCCACGGCCGTGATCCACGTCGACGGCGAGCGCCTCGTCGCCGACACCCGACTGGTCTACCTGGCCATGAACAAGCCCCGAGGGGTCGTCTCCACCATGGCCGACGAGAAGGGCCGCACGGCGCTCGCCGACTTCCTCGGCAACCGGGTGGAGCAGCGGGTCTACCACGTCGGGCGGCTCGACGCCGACAGCGAGGGCCTGCTGCTGCTCACCAACGACGGCACCCTCGCCCACAAGCTGATGCACCCGTCGTACGGGGTGCAGAAGACTTACCTCTGCGAGGTGTCCGGGCCGATCCCGCGCAACCTCGGCAAGCGGCTGATGGCCGGCGTGGAGCTCGAGGACGGGCCGGCGAAGGTCGACTCCTTCCGGGTGGTGGACACGCTGGGACGGACCGCCCAGGTGGAGCTGAGCCTGCACGAGGGGCGCAAGCACATCGTCCGCCGCCTGCTCGGCGAGGCGGGCCATCCGGTGAGCCGGCTGGTACGTACCGCGATCGGGCCGATCCGGCTGGGCGACCTGCGAGCCGGGCGGACGCGGCGGCTGACCAACGCGGAGGTCGCCGCCCTGTTCAAGGCCGTGGGTGACTGA
- the cmk gene encoding (d)CMP kinase: MEENERAGRCVVAVDGPSGSGKSTVSRRLAVGIGARYLDTGAMYRAITWAVLRSGVDLTDAESVAKVAGEVDLRIGTDPQGYGVTADGVNVDAEIRGPEVTGAVSAVAAVPAVRALLVTRQQEMITNAGRIVVEGRDIGSVVAPDADLKVYLTASEAARAARRSAEDATDVAATAADLARRDRLDSTRKADPLTQAADAVVLDTTELGIDEVVGRLRDLLTDRGVA, translated from the coding sequence GTGGAGGAAAACGAACGGGCCGGGCGATGTGTGGTCGCTGTGGACGGACCGTCCGGTTCGGGTAAGTCCACCGTCTCGCGGCGGCTCGCCGTCGGCATCGGTGCCCGCTATCTCGACACCGGCGCAATGTACCGCGCCATCACCTGGGCGGTGCTGCGCTCGGGGGTCGACCTGACCGACGCCGAGTCGGTGGCCAAGGTCGCCGGCGAGGTGGACCTGCGCATCGGCACCGACCCCCAGGGGTACGGCGTGACCGCCGACGGCGTGAACGTCGACGCCGAGATCCGCGGGCCGGAGGTGACCGGGGCGGTCTCCGCCGTGGCCGCCGTGCCGGCGGTGCGCGCGCTGCTGGTCACCCGGCAGCAGGAGATGATCACCAACGCCGGCCGGATCGTGGTCGAAGGCCGCGACATCGGGTCCGTGGTGGCCCCGGACGCCGACCTGAAGGTCTACCTCACCGCCTCCGAGGCGGCCCGGGCCGCCCGACGCAGCGCCGAGGACGCCACCGACGTGGCGGCGACGGCGGCCGACCTGGCCCGGCGGGACCGGCTCGACTCGACGCGCAAGGCCGACCCGCTGACCCAGGCCGCCGACGCCGTGGTGCTGGACACCACCGAGTTGGGCATCGACGAGGTCGTCGGGCGCCTGCGCGACCTGCTGACCGATCGGGGAGTGGCATGA
- the der gene encoding ribosome biogenesis GTPase Der gives MTDTDGWIELREPDVDTEEPTGPQPVVAVVGRPNVGKSTLVNRIIGRRQAVVEDVPGVTRDRVPYDAQWAGRQFTVVDTGGWEPDAKDRAAAIAAQAETAVATADVVLFVVDAMVGSTDVDEAAVRMLRRSAKPVILVANKADNTAIEMEATSLWSLGLGEPYPVSALHGRGSGDLLDAIMDALPEAPKIVENRPRGPRRVALVGRPNVGKSSLLNRFSGEERAVVDSVAGTTVDPVDSLVEIGGETWQLVDTAGLRKRVGKASGTEYYASLRTASAIEAAEVAVVLLDSSEPISEQDQRILSMVTETGRALVIAFNKWDLVDADRRYYLDKEIERELRRIPWAIRLNLSAQTGRAVDKLAPALRKALASWETRVPTAQLNSWLTALVQATPHPVRGGRAPKILFATQAGVAPPRFVLFTTAPLDAGYQRFVERKLREEFGFEGSPIEISVRPRKKLGPGGRGKAHG, from the coding sequence ATGACCGACACCGACGGGTGGATCGAGCTGCGGGAACCGGACGTCGACACCGAGGAGCCGACCGGTCCGCAGCCGGTCGTGGCCGTGGTCGGCCGCCCCAACGTGGGCAAGTCGACCCTGGTCAACCGGATCATCGGCCGCCGCCAGGCGGTCGTCGAGGACGTCCCCGGGGTGACCCGGGACCGCGTGCCGTACGACGCGCAGTGGGCCGGCCGGCAGTTCACCGTGGTGGACACCGGCGGGTGGGAGCCCGACGCCAAGGACCGGGCGGCCGCGATCGCGGCGCAGGCCGAGACGGCGGTCGCCACCGCCGACGTGGTGCTGTTCGTGGTCGACGCGATGGTCGGCTCGACAGACGTGGACGAGGCGGCCGTACGGATGCTGCGCCGCAGCGCCAAGCCGGTGATCCTCGTCGCGAACAAGGCCGACAACACCGCCATCGAGATGGAGGCGACCTCGCTGTGGTCGCTGGGCCTCGGTGAGCCGTACCCGGTGTCGGCGCTGCACGGGCGTGGTTCCGGCGACCTGCTCGACGCCATCATGGACGCGCTGCCGGAGGCCCCGAAGATCGTCGAGAACCGTCCGCGCGGCCCGCGCCGGGTGGCCCTCGTCGGTCGGCCGAACGTCGGCAAGTCCAGCCTGCTCAACCGCTTCTCGGGCGAGGAGCGGGCGGTCGTCGACTCGGTCGCCGGCACCACCGTGGACCCGGTCGACAGCCTGGTCGAGATCGGCGGGGAGACCTGGCAGCTGGTCGACACGGCGGGCCTGCGCAAGCGGGTCGGCAAGGCCAGCGGCACCGAGTACTACGCCAGCCTGCGGACCGCCTCGGCGATCGAGGCCGCCGAGGTCGCCGTGGTCCTGCTGGACTCCAGCGAGCCGATCAGCGAGCAGGACCAGCGGATCCTGTCCATGGTCACCGAGACCGGCCGGGCGCTGGTGATCGCCTTCAACAAGTGGGACCTGGTCGACGCCGACCGCCGGTACTACCTGGACAAGGAGATCGAGCGCGAGCTGCGCCGCATCCCGTGGGCGATCCGGCTCAACCTGTCGGCGCAGACCGGCCGGGCGGTCGACAAGCTCGCGCCGGCGCTGCGCAAGGCCCTGGCCAGCTGGGAGACCCGCGTACCGACCGCGCAGCTCAACTCGTGGCTGACGGCGCTGGTGCAGGCGACCCCGCACCCGGTGCGGGGCGGGCGGGCGCCGAAGATCCTCTTCGCCACCCAGGCGGGCGTGGCTCCGCCGCGCTTCGTGCTGTTCACCACCGCGCCGCTGGACGCCGGCTACCAGCGGTTCGTCGAGCGCAAGCTGCGCGAGGAGTTCGGCTTCGAGGGCAGCCCGATCGAGATCTCCGTACGCCCCCGCAAGAAGCTCGGCCCGGGCGGCCGGGGCAAGGCGCACGGCTGA